A genomic stretch from Camelus dromedarius isolate mCamDro1 chromosome 10, mCamDro1.pat, whole genome shotgun sequence includes:
- the QRFP gene encoding orexigenic neuropeptide QRFP — protein MPATQSVTLPLSSKQGRPLGEGQPCLALSSDHILFVLGLLSMQSALPPSSPPGPQWNPRARNAQQSEHTAQVHPGGLHKAWRTREPHLLGKNPEQLCPARPGVQPPSWEQARSAMLRPYSLSYVLLLPLAACSPALHREEPVDAMGGAGGETRWADLAGGRRFPWGSPGWPRVQHPLALLVMAEELQTTGRGGRAGFKLRFGRQDNGSEAAGFLPAGEKTSGPLGTLAEELSGYSRKKGGFSFRFGRR, from the exons ATGCCTGCGACTCAGTCAGTGACGCTGCCGCTCTCCTCCAAACAAGGCAGGCCTCTGGGCGAAGGGCAGCCCTGTCTGGCCCTCTCATCAGACCACATCCTGTTTGTGTTGGGTCTTTTATCAATGCAGTCCGCACTGCCCCCTTCTTCACCACCAGGTCCTCAATGGAATCCCAGGGCCAGGAATGCACAGCAATCAGAGCACACAGCACAAGTGCACCCCGGGGGCCTACATAAAGCATGGAGGACCCGGGAGCCACACCTCCTGGGTAAGAACCCAGAGCAGCTCTGCCCAGCCCGGCCCGGGGTCCAGCCGCCCTCCTGGGAGCAGGCCCGCAGCGCG ATGCTAAGACCCTACTCCCTGTCCTAcgtcctcctcctgcctctggctgCCTGCTCTCCTGCCCTGCACAGAGAAGAGCCGGTGGACGCCATGGGTGGCGCTGGAGGTGAAACGCGCTGGGCCGACCTGGCTGGGGGACGCCGCTTCCCGTGGGGCTCCCCTGGGTGGCCGAGAGTTCAGCACCCACTGGCCCTGCTCGTCATGGCCGAGGAGCTGCAGACGACAGGCAGAGGAGGGCGTGCCGGCTTCAAGCTGCGGTTCGGGAGGCAGGACAACGGCAGCGAGGCTGCGGGCTTCCTCCCAGCTGGCGAGAAGACCAGTGGCCCCTTAGGGACCCTGGCGGAGGAGCTCAGCGGCTACAGCAGGAAGAAAGGTGGCTTTAGCTTCCGCTTCGGCCGGCGGTGA